A stretch of DNA from Verrucomicrobiota bacterium:
AGCCTGAGTGCAGATAATTTGCTCAAAGTCTACTGGGTCGATGTGGAAGGCGGTGCCGCAACCCTGGTGATTACACCCGCTGGTGAATCGATCCTGATTGATACGGGCAATCCAGGTGAGCGCGATCCCGGTCGGATCAACAAGCTGGCGAGAGAAGAAGCCGGCATCTCGAAGATCGATCATCTGGTTATTACTCATTTCGATGGGGATCACTTTGGTGGTGCGGCGGATTTGTCGAAGCTGATCACCATAGGCACGGTTTACCATCAAGGCGTTCGCCCGCAGGATAGGGAACGAGTTGGAGAAGCCTATTTAACCTTCGCTTGTGACGCTCGTCTCATCTTGACAGCAGGAGATGAACTCCCACTCAAACAGGCAAGTTCCGGTCCAAAGCTAAGCGCAAAAGCCTTGGGTATTATGCAGAGGAATATCCCACCGAACGGACTGCACAAACCTAATCCCCTACCCACTTCAGGATACGCCCGCCAGGACCCGGATCTGTCCCACAACGCCAACTCAGTTATCCTCCTTTTTGAATACGGTGACTGGCAGTTCCTCGACGCAGCAGACCTATCATGGAACCTGGAGGAGAAATTGGTCTCGCCATACAATCTGGTTGGCGAAGTCGACGTGTATCAGGTCGACCATCACGGACTCGACCGATCAAACAACACTCACTTCATCCACAGCATCCGACCCACTGTAGCTGTCATGAACAACGCTCACAGCAAAGGAACTGGGCCGGTCACCGTTGCCGGCTTACGAAGATCGCCCGGTATCGAAGCCATTTTCCAGGTT
This window harbors:
- a CDS encoding MBL fold metallo-hydrolase; this encodes MNTPKALLFLSFFFTTLGSLSADNLLKVYWVDVEGGAATLVITPAGESILIDTGNPGERDPGRINKLAREEAGISKIDHLVITHFDGDHFGGAADLSKLITIGTVYHQGVRPQDRERVGEAYLTFACDARLILTAGDELPLKQASSGPKLSAKALGIMQRNIPPNGLHKPNPLPTSGYARQDPDLSHNANSVILLFEYGDWQFLDAADLSWNLEEKLVSPYNLVGEVDVYQVDHHGLDRSNNTHFIHSIRPTVAVMNNAHSKGTGPVTVAGLRRSPGIEAIFQVHLCTRKGEEHLNTDEEKIANLKSGNDCEGNHLFLTVAMDGSSYSVTVPRTGHVGTYQTR